The genomic interval ACGCTTCACCCCGGAACCCCATGGTCAGTATATCTTCCAGATCCTCGGCCCTGGTCAGTTTGCTCGTGGCATGACGCTCAATGGCCAACAGGGCATTCTGTTCGCTCAGGCCCACGCCGTTGTCCGCCACTTGGACAAGACGGGTTCCGCCGGCCTGGATGTTCACGGTGATCCGGGAAGCCGAGGCGTCCAGGGAATTTTCAACCAGTTCCTTTACAACCGAGGCCGGTCTCTCAACGACCTCCCCGGCCGCTATGAGATCTACCAGCCTGTCGGAAAGAATGACAACAGGACGGCTGCTCATCCTTTCTCACCCTTGTCCTTTTCCCTGAGACGACTGATCCGGCTGCGTATCTCCTCCAGCCTTTGCGCGGCAGCTTTCTCTTTTCCCGCTTTCCCCGGGTTGTAATAACGTTTTTCACCAAGCTCATCCGGGAAGAAACTGTGGGCCGACAGGGAATAGGGCATTTCGTGGGAGTACTGGTATCCCTTGCCGTAATTGAGTTCCCGCATGAGAGCAGTGGGGGCGTTCCTGATATGAAGCGGAACCTGATAGGCGGGCCTGTCGGCAATATCCCGCAGGGCCTTTTTCCAGGCCATGTAAATGGAGTTGCTCTTCGGGGCGAGGGCCAGGTAAACAACGAACTGTGCCAGGACCAGGTCTCCCTCGGGCTGCCCCATGAAGTCAAAGGCCTCCCTGGCCGCGGCAGCCTGCACGATGGCCTCCGGATCGGCCATTCCAACATCCTCCACCGCGACCCTGGCCAGCCTTCTCAGGATATACCTCCTGTCCTCTCCGGATTCGAGCATCCTTGCCAACCAATACAGGGATGCATCCGGATCGCTTCCCCTGATGCTCTTGTGAAGAGCGCTGACCACATTGTAGTGCTCTTCGCCCGTCTTGTCGTAAGCCAGAGCTTTTCCCTGAATGGCGCGTAGAACCTCGTCGGACCCGATTTTCAGCTTTCCTTCCCCATCGGGTACGACAACGAGAACAGCCAGTTCCAGTGCGTTCAACGCCCTTCTGGCATCACCGTCGGCGTTCCGGCAGATGGCCTCCAGGGCCCCTTCCGAAAGATCAGGATCAAGGGACGACAGCTCCCCATCCTCCTTGACGGCCCGAAGAAGAAGCTCACGTATCTGATCATCGGTCAAGGGCTTGAAAACGAAGACCTTGCTTCGCGACAGAAGGGCCGCGTTCACTTCGAAGGATGGATTTTCCGTGGTCGCTCCCACAAGGACCACGTCTCCACTCTCGACATACGGCAGGAAGGCATCCTGCTGCGCACGGTTGAAGCGATGAACCTCATCAACGAAAAGGACTGTCCGGTTGCCGGCGGCACGCCGCAACCGCCTGGCCCCCGTCATGACCTGTTTCATTTCCCTGCTTCCCGATGTGGCGGCGCTGTACTCCATAAACCTGGAATCCGTCCGCTGAGCTATAAGGCGGGCCAAGGTGGTCTTCCCGGATCCCGGCGGTCCCCAGAAGATGACCGAACTCAGCCGATCACCCTCTATC from Deltaproteobacteria bacterium carries:
- a CDS encoding replication-associated recombination protein A encodes the protein MGDAGTGDLFRSTERPGVPEAGRPLAERMRPVSLDGFLGQKDLVGKDAVLRKMIEGDRLSSVIFWGPPGSGKTTLARLIAQRTDSRFMEYSAATSGSREMKQVMTGARRLRRAAGNRTVLFVDEVHRFNRAQQDAFLPYVESGDVVLVGATTENPSFEVNAALLSRSKVFVFKPLTDDQIRELLLRAVKEDGELSSLDPDLSEGALEAICRNADGDARRALNALELAVLVVVPDGEGKLKIGSDEVLRAIQGKALAYDKTGEEHYNVVSALHKSIRGSDPDASLYWLARMLESGEDRRYILRRLARVAVEDVGMADPEAIVQAAAAREAFDFMGQPEGDLVLAQFVVYLALAPKSNSIYMAWKKALRDIADRPAYQVPLHIRNAPTALMRELNYGKGYQYSHEMPYSLSAHSFFPDELGEKRYYNPGKAGKEKAAAQRLEEIRSRISRLREKDKGEKG